The sequence ATAGCCCCGTTTTCCACCACAAACGGAAACACCTCCATTTCCCTAAATCTTACAACGATGTAGCCACCGTCGCCGCCGTCCAGAGGATGCTGGAGATGTTGAACAACAATGAAGCCGTGGAAGCGTCGCCGATGGTTTTCCCCGGGTTCGGTAAGAGTCCAATGGTAAGGCAATTGCGAATAACCGACTCTCCTTTTCCGTTGAAAGACGATGGCGATACTCAGGTGGATGTGGCGGCGGAAGCTTTTATTAAGAAGTTTTATAAGGATTTGAAATCGCAGAAGAATACTTCTGCTGCATTTGAGTCGCCCTCCCGTACCATAGTTTGTGGGCTaggtaattaatattaattttttttaatctccaGTAATTAATGTTAATTAATCAGTCCTTACTCTTGGATTTGTGATAATTTAGTTAAGCTTGTATGTATTGCTTCGAAAGTATTATAGAATTTTTGGATGTTCTTTCTTTTCGGGAAGATCAAATGTGATTTACATACGGATTCATCAACGCTCTTGATTGATCGATTTTTAGCTATTTGTCAAGAATATTATCGGATCATGTGATTTTTATTATCGGatcaaatacttttttttttttcttgtaatatgaaatgaaatgaaggaaaataaaaaagaaataaaaaagagttGAGTTGATGTATATATTAATTTGGTGTTGTTTTCGGTTCTTTTAATGAGAAAAGGCTGGCAATTGTTGTGGTACCTACCTACTACTCTTTGCATGGTAAAGAATAAAATGTCCTATGTTGGTTAGGAGAGCaatgaatttaattattattttcagtttttttttttgtattaagaccaaattaattataggaatttttttatcttgaaatctttttttttttaattcggtTGATTTACTCGAGGATAATTAGGATAAATTATTAGAAGTATTTGATTTTTCATGAGTGGAAaaccttttatatatattttgacatgTGTAATATAGATCCACAAATATTTAGAAAATTCAAATGAAATTTGATAGATCCAAGAGTATCTCTATCatgtttagaaaaaaaaatctcccGACttctaaattaataataaatttcctaatattttgtaaaattaataaaaattaacataataataaaattcaacgttaaaaataataataaaaaaaatcaaccatCTCCATAAAAGTTTCAAACCTCTTCAACTAAATTTGCTTTAAGTTGGATATATTTACATATCTATTATCAAATAAACTGGATATTTTTAAGTAATAATATATAgggcaaagtacgaaaaaaatgctcgtGGTTTATCTTATTTGTAAATAGAggtccgtggtttaaaagtttgcaaactaaGGTATGTGATAtactttttttacaaaataaagtatttaaaactaaacttttaagtaattgatgacaataagagagttttctaaaaaaatttcaattatatatttatatattgacaaaacacagatcccaaaatcaatttgaaacggtgtaaaatgaatttaaatatcaatttagttcataaactgtcagattagtaaaaaagcgtaaaattccaccatattaTTTGTTGTTTCGATTTAGGAAGTTGTATTTTTTCGGAGGTTATGTTTTgttgatatgtaagaataatttttttaagataaaagcGTTTTTagttgtaatcagaacttaacagtgtaattgtaatactttgttttgtaaataaaacataccacatacctttatttgtaaacttttaaaccacatacgtCTGTTTGCAAAATGGGCAACCCACATGcattttttcgtacttttctgatgagggcatcccttcCCTAAGTCCGAGCCCGGACCCACGAGATGAGAACAGCGAAATCTGGGGTGACCATCCAAGAACGCGGGACGTGCTCACTAAGACGCGAGGCGTGACGAGTCCCATTTCTGAAGAATTGTCCAGGAGCTCAGgaacgcggggcgtgcctctaTGCGCGCGGGGTGTGGATTCGGCATCCGAGAAGAAACCAGTCCAGGAGGTCAAGTTCGCGGGGCGTACGCCTAGGGACACCACGCGTGGATCCCAACCAACAGAGCCACCAAGTCCAGAagctcaactacgcggggcgtgttccgCCAGGAggatacttctcctccaagtccTTGTGGATGGGGACCATTTCTGCTCCACctctatttactgttttgccacccCCAACTAATTGTCGAACTGCCATTGGCTTTTCCTTCCTTAACTTACCCCTACTTAGTGTGTTGTGTTAGAAACCCTACTTGAGGGTCTTTGGGTATTCCCCTCATCTTTTGGAAGGAGTATATAAGCTCCTTAGTTTGTAATGTTGAgtaacttttgatgaattaaacaatatagcctccattggagcttggATTTCTATCATTGGGTTCATTCAACCTTCTAATTTAGCTAGAGAAAATTTGcattctttgtgagtttacgattaaaactctcaATCGATTTTAATCTACAACATTttcccttatatatatatatattatttttttataataaaaaaagactCATCATTTTTAGTTTGTGTCAACTTAGTTGGAATTTATagagttcttttattattatttgtcaaCTTGAGgattaaatatttaatagatAGATGAAGTTTTGAATACTTATAATATGTATGTTCTACTACAAGACATCTTAGGACATAAACTTAAAACTATGTAAAACAAATCTTCTTTTTAAATTATAGATAGTGGTTAATAGAGaattaaatctaattaatatttattattaattatttaaaatgttTTAGTGGTtgcatatatatttttaattatcattaatgtgaattaatttaattcggTAAGTTTAATTCTTTATTCAGAATTAATTCTTGAGTTAATTGTGTGGGATAAAAAAAGGTTTCAATTATCTGAATTTTTTTCTCTTAGGACATGTTTGGTTCATGGAATAGAGGGAATAGAATAGTTATTCTTATAGAATCTTTATTTTACCATTTGGTtcgttttttttaagaaatttatATTCCATAATTGGTAGAATAGAGATTCCTTAATTTAAACTAGAAATAGTTCCataactaatattttatttgattcCAAAACTACTCATCTTATAAATTGATTGTTTGTTTCACATTCACgtgaaaaatggtaaaaatacgaaaaatgaaaaaaaaaaactctgacAAATATTGTATgttttttctgctttttttcatttttttatgtgTGCTTTTCCTGTTTGAATTATTTCTatgttttttttccattttttttatttttacagttttcacATTTAttcttaaataatatatattgaaTATTGAATAATTGATAGTAGTAgttaaaaacttaaaataaataaaaaattacacttTAGGGTAAAATTATCTTTTAAACTATAAAACTagttattctattttatttcattCTACTAATCAAATAtagaaataattatttataaagaaTACTTATTTTTTGATAATATGTATTCTATTCCATTTCATGAATCAGTGTGCATTTTAAAACTCCACTCTAAGATCTTTACAAATACTTCCTCTGTTTCGTATTACATTTCTTTTTAGAgagttatataaaaattaaggaTATTGGAAAAAAGATGTTGTTGtcccttatttatttattgattccaatatttatttattctataataaatccattattctaattaatttccgtaaacccgcgttttatagcagaaaaaagatgacttaacgtGTATTGACCATATAAAATAACatgtaatataaaaaaaaagaatctcCAGAaaaacatgtaatatgaaatggAGGTAGTATAAagaaatttattattttgttcaatACGTAAAATCGAAGTttcaaacaattaaatttatataatatgtataaaataaataaagcaaaatAAGGGCAGACAAGACAATATTGGCTTTTGCTTTTtaagtttgaatttttttattctttatgttgTTTTCGGGTTGTTTGGCCCagtagcttttttttttttttaaggaccAGTAGCATTTATACATAGGGAGGAAgatggaaatttttttttttttttgataatggAAGGAAGAACAAACAcgagaaaagaaaaaaccaaaaataaaaaccatCAACTAAACTAAGACACTAATGGAAGATGGAAATCTTTAATATTCACATAATAATGGGaattatttcataattttttaaaatttataatacatTAAAGTCGATTCATCGGttataaaatcaaataattatgttagcgatatttttggaaaatcacATGATATCATATTTTTGGAAAACCAATATAAGATATCATATTTATCATCTGATATTTTTACTGAATTTATTGGTTAGATTACAAAATTCTTTACAATTTCAAATTGATGTTTTAAACTAATTTTGTGTAacattatatataaag comes from Euphorbia lathyris chromosome 8, ddEupLath1.1, whole genome shotgun sequence and encodes:
- the LOC136202893 gene encoding uncharacterized protein — protein: MEMEAKTPEVAKKLWHIVRVVFFMLRKGISKSKIMEDFNLMFKRGNKLAGKAIGNLIYNHNHSSFSCRSDDALSFVSPREYEFSCSNSPVFHHKRKHLHFPKSYNDVATVAAVQRMLEMLNNNEAVEASPMVFPGFGKSPMVRQLRITDSPFPLKDDGDTQVDVAAEAFIKKFYKDLKSQKNTSAAFESPSRTIVCGLGN